One genomic window of Sodaliphilus pleomorphus includes the following:
- a CDS encoding FKBP-type peptidyl-prolyl cis-trans isomerase, with protein sequence MDKLSYALGLSMGQNFKMSGVATINVDDFAQALKAVYENTEKKMSYDEAKTVVQDYFKQLESSMADNNEKAGKQYLADNAKAEGVKVTKSGLQYKVIEEGTGEKPGPNDVVTVHYQGRLIDGTVFDSSIERGEPATFAVGQVIPGWVEGLQMMQEGATWQLTIPSELAYGNHGTGPIQPNSTLIFDVKLLKVQHNK encoded by the coding sequence ATGGACAAACTGAGTTATGCATTGGGCCTGAGCATGGGCCAGAATTTCAAAATGAGCGGCGTGGCCACCATCAATGTCGACGACTTTGCACAAGCCTTGAAGGCCGTGTATGAGAACACCGAGAAAAAGATGAGCTACGACGAGGCCAAGACGGTGGTGCAAGACTACTTCAAGCAGCTGGAGTCGTCGATGGCCGACAACAACGAGAAAGCTGGCAAGCAGTATCTGGCCGACAATGCCAAGGCCGAAGGCGTGAAAGTGACCAAGAGCGGCCTGCAATACAAAGTAATAGAGGAAGGCACCGGCGAGAAGCCCGGCCCCAACGACGTTGTGACCGTGCACTACCAGGGCCGCCTCATCGACGGCACCGTCTTCGACAGCAGCATCGAGCGCGGCGAGCCTGCCACCTTTGCAGTGGGCCAAGTGATACCCGGCTGGGTCGAAGGCCTGCAGATGATGCAAGAGGGCGCCACCTGGCAGCTCACCATCCCCAGCGAGCTGGCCTATGGCAACCACGGCACGGGCCCCATTCAGCCCAACTCCACGCTCATCTTCGACGTGAAGCTGCTCAAGGTGCAGCACAACAAGTAG
- a CDS encoding FKBP-type peptidyl-prolyl cis-trans isomerase → MLRSHIILILVLGLLLPMASCDNNNKGSDKEKALNDSVSALVGKEGAGECEMLIKQIPPGRFKLDRAAYLEGFAQILLCDTLDHDQSYMLGVSQAIQMYGQLMQWEDQYGISFNKTLLLKEFRKAFLAKKPVSQDELQRLSSQIQLYFRQATQQVVKKKAELGKTYLVEGQNYIARQVRNAGYTKAPSGIAYKVLRAGKGERFMAGDYVHISYKGMHTDGTVFDQSQKGEIVQITDLDFIEGFVEALKMLRPGARLSVIIPGNLAYGMEGDDDSGIKPGEALVFDIEAGPKATPAQVKQYQAEQDRQEQQYDDYQ, encoded by the coding sequence ATGTTGAGATCACACATCATTCTCATCTTGGTCCTGGGCCTGCTCCTTCCCATGGCCAGTTGCGACAACAACAACAAAGGGAGCGACAAGGAGAAGGCCCTCAACGACTCGGTGAGCGCACTGGTGGGCAAGGAGGGCGCCGGCGAGTGCGAGATGCTCATCAAGCAGATCCCGCCCGGCCGCTTCAAGCTCGACCGGGCCGCCTATCTCGAGGGCTTTGCCCAGATACTGCTGTGCGACACGCTCGACCACGACCAGAGCTACATGCTGGGCGTGAGCCAGGCCATCCAGATGTACGGCCAGCTCATGCAGTGGGAAGACCAGTACGGCATAAGTTTCAACAAGACCCTGCTCCTGAAGGAGTTCCGCAAGGCCTTCCTCGCCAAGAAGCCCGTGTCGCAAGACGAGCTGCAGCGGCTCTCGAGCCAAATACAGCTCTACTTCAGGCAAGCCACCCAGCAAGTGGTGAAAAAGAAAGCCGAGCTGGGCAAGACCTACCTCGTCGAGGGGCAAAACTACATTGCCCGGCAGGTAAGGAATGCCGGCTACACCAAGGCCCCCAGCGGCATTGCCTACAAGGTGCTGCGGGCTGGCAAGGGCGAGCGCTTCATGGCCGGCGACTATGTGCATATCAGCTACAAGGGCATGCACACCGACGGCACCGTGTTTGACCAAAGCCAGAAAGGCGAAATCGTGCAAATCACCGATCTCGACTTCATCGAGGGCTTTGTCGAGGCACTCAAGATGCTGAGACCCGGAGCCCGCCTGAGCGTGATCATACCTGGCAACCTGGCCTACGGCATGGAGGGCGACGACGATAGCGGCATCAAGCCCGGCGAGGCCCTGGTCTTCGACATCGAAGCCGGCCCCAAGGCCACCCCTGCCCAGGTGAAGCAGTACCAAGCCGAGCAAGACCGGCAGGAGCAACAATACGACGACTATCAATAA
- a CDS encoding FKBP-type peptidyl-prolyl cis-trans isomerase, with protein MNKAIILATVAFAAVATSSCKHKYNISDQDATAAQEQYQELSTAQSEDKAFIARQLKADTALKQTASGLVYKITAPGSGEQFKEDDKVKVIYTGKHVDGQVFDSSNGQAVSFPVAAVVPGFKQMLLMMRPGAKAYCIIPGDLAYGQQGTPDGSIAPNETLVFEIEAVGLDK; from the coding sequence ATGAACAAAGCTATCATCCTGGCCACCGTAGCCTTTGCAGCCGTAGCCACAAGCAGCTGCAAGCACAAGTACAACATAAGCGACCAAGACGCCACCGCAGCCCAAGAGCAATACCAAGAGCTGTCGACCGCACAAAGCGAGGACAAGGCCTTCATCGCCCGGCAACTCAAGGCCGACACCGCCCTGAAGCAGACGGCCAGCGGGCTGGTCTACAAAATTACGGCCCCGGGCAGCGGCGAGCAATTTAAGGAAGACGACAAGGTGAAAGTCATCTACACGGGCAAGCACGTCGACGGACAGGTGTTTGACTCAAGCAACGGGCAGGCCGTGAGCTTCCCGGTAGCCGCTGTAGTGCCCGGCTTCAAGCAGATGCTGCTCATGATGCGACCTGGCGCCAAGGCCTACTGCATCATTCCGGGCGACCTGGCCTACGGCCAGCAAGGTACCCCCGACGGCAGCATCGCCCCCAACGAGACCCTCGTCTTTGAAATCGAGGCCGTGGGCCTGGACAAGTGA
- a CDS encoding FKBP-type peptidyl-prolyl cis-trans isomerase N-terminal domain-containing protein, protein MKKVMYLVMAALVMAGTVSCNKKANSDKPAPLDDSISAIYGKGTGMQLRLQDAQPVGGMYGQTKKKLDKAQFLRGLKAGLALDTTAADMAYMQGFEMGAQLGGGIPQMKEQQGINFNKDIFVQELETALNGKKAPTEKEMQELGKQLQQLLGKAQERFMKNAPKQQGQAVPQQGQKLTPEQAAQLKKAAEAAQKQADAKKAK, encoded by the coding sequence ATGAAAAAAGTAATGTATCTCGTAATGGCCGCCTTGGTCATGGCAGGCACAGTGAGCTGCAACAAGAAAGCCAACAGTGACAAACCCGCCCCGCTCGACGACTCGATAAGCGCAATCTACGGCAAGGGCACCGGCATGCAGCTGCGCTTGCAAGACGCACAGCCTGTGGGCGGCATGTACGGGCAAACTAAGAAGAAACTCGACAAGGCACAATTCCTGAGAGGCCTGAAGGCCGGATTGGCCCTCGACACCACAGCCGCCGACATGGCCTACATGCAGGGCTTCGAGATGGGAGCTCAGCTGGGTGGCGGCATCCCGCAGATGAAGGAGCAGCAAGGCATCAACTTCAACAAAGACATCTTTGTGCAGGAGCTGGAGACGGCCCTCAACGGCAAGAAGGCTCCCACCGAAAAAGAGATGCAGGAGCTGGGCAAGCAGCTGCAGCAACTGCTGGGCAAGGCTCAGGAGCGCTTCATGAAGAACGCCCCCAAGCAGCAAGGCCAGGCCGTGCCGCAACAAGGCCAGAAGCTCACTCCCGAGCAGGCCGCACAGCTCAAGAAGGCCGCCGAAGCCGCACAGAAGCAAGCCGACGCCAAGAAGGCCAAGTAA
- a CDS encoding FKBP-type peptidyl-prolyl cis-trans isomerase, producing MKKILLLAALAATLTAQSASAVTDAEFKAKQDTLSMAMGKLCGAQFSSIASKDSTFNKQDFIAGFMQVMKADTTRTSYMDGLEMGAELYAQMKQMKQRDGIALDRNLVAQYLQSTLNGPALGQQQLMAVNNEARNSFIAVQAAVKQRLSQSNQEKGAAYIAKTLKSEKGWKKTASGLAIKMLAAGSGATFADTASVRLTYKGTHIDGSTFDESKDTIAMDLKHVVAGFKEALTLMRPGSKAVVIMPSSIAYGDNGAGFDQRSGKYAIAPGETLQFEINAIGLDTDKPAGVKTQNIKTPVGSATRVVPNKKGVRARSGKGTPGRGSQKK from the coding sequence ATGAAAAAGATACTACTACTGGCCGCCCTCGCGGCCACACTCACAGCCCAGAGTGCAAGCGCCGTCACCGACGCCGAGTTCAAGGCCAAGCAAGACACGCTGAGCATGGCCATGGGCAAGCTGTGCGGCGCACAATTCTCGTCGATCGCCAGCAAGGACTCCACCTTCAACAAGCAAGACTTCATCGCCGGTTTCATGCAGGTGATGAAGGCCGACACCACGCGCACCAGCTACATGGACGGCCTGGAGATGGGTGCCGAGCTCTATGCCCAAATGAAGCAGATGAAGCAGCGCGACGGCATCGCTCTCGACCGCAACCTCGTGGCCCAGTACCTGCAATCCACCCTCAACGGCCCCGCACTGGGCCAGCAGCAGCTCATGGCCGTCAACAACGAGGCCCGCAACAGCTTCATCGCCGTGCAGGCCGCAGTGAAGCAGCGTCTGAGCCAGAGCAACCAGGAGAAGGGCGCAGCCTATATCGCCAAGACCCTCAAGAGCGAGAAAGGCTGGAAAAAGACCGCTTCGGGCCTGGCCATCAAGATGCTGGCAGCCGGCAGCGGCGCCACATTTGCCGACACGGCCAGCGTGCGCCTCACCTACAAGGGCACCCACATCGACGGCAGCACCTTCGACGAGTCGAAAGACACCATCGCCATGGACCTCAAGCATGTGGTTGCAGGCTTCAAAGAGGCCCTCACGCTCATGCGCCCCGGCAGCAAGGCCGTGGTGATCATGCCCAGCAGCATCGCCTACGGCGACAACGGCGCCGGCTTCGACCAGCGCAGCGGCAAATATGCCATCGCGCCAGGCGAGACACTGCAATTTGAAATCAACGCCATAGGCCTCGACACAGACAAGCCAGCCGGCGTGAAGACCCAGAACATCAAGACCCCCGTGGGCTCGGCCACCCGCGTGGTACCCAACAAGAAGGGCGTGCGCGCCAGGAGCGGCAAGGGCACCCCGGGCCGGGGGAGCCAGAAGAAATAA
- the ruvB gene encoding Holliday junction branch migration DNA helicase RuvB, which produces MDEDFDIRNPRQKSDQDFEKALRPMQFDDFAGQDKIIDNLRVFVAAARMRHEALDHILFHGPPGLGKTTLSNIIANELGVGFKVTSGPVLDKPGDLAGILTSLDENDVLFIDEIHRLSPVVEEYLYSAMEDYRIDIMIDKGPGARSVQLTLAPFTLIGATTRSGLLTSPLRARFGINCHLQYYDHKVLEGIVKRSARLLNVPITDDAALEIALRSRGTPRIANSLLRRVRDFAQVKGTGTIDSKIARYALEALNIDQYGLDDIDNKILLTIIDKFHGGPVGLGTIATALSEDPGTIEEVYEPYLIKEGFINRTPRGREATELAYKHLHRTRAQASGSLF; this is translated from the coding sequence ATGGACGAAGACTTCGACATCAGGAACCCGCGCCAGAAGAGCGACCAAGACTTTGAGAAAGCCTTGCGTCCCATGCAATTTGACGATTTTGCCGGTCAAGACAAAATCATCGACAACCTGCGCGTGTTTGTCGCTGCGGCCCGCATGCGCCACGAGGCACTCGACCACATCTTGTTTCACGGTCCTCCAGGCCTGGGCAAGACCACACTGAGCAACATCATTGCCAACGAGCTGGGAGTGGGCTTCAAGGTGACGTCGGGCCCCGTGCTCGACAAGCCCGGCGACCTGGCCGGCATCCTCACCTCGCTCGACGAGAACGACGTGCTCTTTATCGACGAGATACACCGGCTGAGCCCCGTGGTTGAGGAGTACCTGTACAGCGCGATGGAGGACTACCGCATCGACATCATGATCGACAAGGGCCCCGGCGCCCGCTCGGTGCAGCTCACGCTGGCGCCCTTCACCCTGATAGGCGCCACCACCCGCAGCGGCCTGCTCACCTCGCCCCTGCGCGCGCGTTTCGGCATCAACTGCCACTTGCAGTACTACGACCACAAGGTGCTCGAGGGCATCGTCAAGCGCTCGGCACGCCTGCTCAACGTGCCCATCACCGACGATGCCGCGCTCGAGATTGCCCTGCGCAGCCGCGGCACGCCGCGCATTGCCAACTCGCTGCTGCGCCGCGTGCGCGACTTTGCCCAGGTCAAGGGCACCGGCACCATCGACAGCAAGATTGCCCGCTATGCCCTCGAGGCCCTCAACATCGACCAGTACGGCCTCGACGACATCGACAACAAGATATTGCTCACGATCATCGACAAGTTTCACGGCGGCCCGGTGGGCCTGGGCACCATCGCCACCGCCCTGAGCGAGGACCCCGGCACCATCGAGGAAGTGTATGAGCCCTACCTCATCAAGGAAGGCTTCATCAACCGCACACCTCGAGGCCGCGAGGCCACCGAGCTGGCCTACAAGCACCTGCACCGCACGCGCGCGCAAGCGTCGGGCTCCCTGTTTTGA
- a CDS encoding oligosaccharide flippase family protein: MAANLKSLAKDTAIYGLSSIAARFINYLLVPIETFSWTASGGQYGIITNVYSYIGLLIIALTFGMETTFFRFANKEGENAPLVYSTVLRMVGTVVVAFAALVILFLKPVTAAMGYTEHPWYIGTMAICVAIDSWSCILFDYLRYQHRPMKFALLKIANIMINVISVCLFLIVFPKLKINAFGIYDQHYVPDVGIVFYINLACSIVTLLMLYKEVRGVRAGFDWGLCKRMLSYTWPMLILGLAGQLNQSASTILFPYFYSGSVHEAHTQLGIYGSCIKIAMIMVIITQAFRFAYEPFVFGNKSADKKQTYARVMKYYIIFTLLAFLSVIGYMDILRYLVGPSYWEGLKVVPIVMAAEIMFGVYFNLSFWYKLTDRTIWGAYFSGLGCLVLIAIDIFLIPKFSYMACAWAGFAAYGISMVASYIFGQKYYPINYPLKEIFFYTVLAAVLFAGMEVAQSRLGSVPCLLVNTGLIAIYAVVVVKREHMSGMLAKLPVVGRLFR, encoded by the coding sequence ATGGCTGCAAATTTAAAATCGTTAGCTAAAGACACAGCAATATACGGGCTGAGCAGCATCGCGGCCCGCTTCATCAACTACCTGCTCGTGCCCATCGAGACCTTCTCGTGGACGGCCAGCGGGGGCCAGTATGGCATCATCACCAATGTGTACTCCTATATAGGGCTGCTCATCATCGCGCTCACCTTCGGCATGGAAACCACGTTTTTCCGTTTTGCCAACAAGGAGGGCGAGAATGCCCCATTGGTCTACTCGACCGTGCTGCGCATGGTGGGCACGGTAGTGGTTGCCTTTGCCGCGCTCGTGATCCTCTTTCTCAAGCCCGTGACCGCCGCCATGGGCTACACCGAGCACCCGTGGTACATAGGCACGATGGCCATATGCGTGGCTATCGACTCGTGGTCGTGCATCCTCTTCGACTACCTGCGCTACCAGCACCGACCCATGAAGTTTGCCTTGCTCAAGATAGCCAACATCATGATCAACGTGATCTCGGTGTGCCTGTTTCTCATCGTGTTTCCCAAGCTCAAGATCAACGCCTTCGGCATCTACGACCAGCACTATGTGCCCGACGTGGGCATCGTGTTCTACATCAACCTGGCGTGCTCAATCGTGACGCTGCTCATGCTCTACAAGGAGGTGCGAGGCGTGCGGGCAGGCTTCGACTGGGGGCTGTGCAAGCGCATGCTCTCCTACACCTGGCCCATGCTCATCCTGGGGCTGGCCGGCCAGCTCAACCAGAGTGCGTCGACCATCCTGTTTCCCTACTTCTACAGCGGCAGCGTGCACGAGGCCCACACGCAGCTGGGCATATACGGCAGCTGCATCAAGATAGCCATGATCATGGTCATCATCACCCAAGCCTTCCGTTTTGCCTACGAGCCCTTTGTGTTCGGCAACAAGAGTGCCGACAAGAAGCAGACCTATGCCCGCGTGATGAAGTACTACATCATCTTCACGCTGCTGGCATTTCTGAGCGTGATAGGCTACATGGACATCCTGCGCTACCTGGTGGGGCCGTCCTACTGGGAGGGGCTCAAGGTGGTGCCCATCGTGATGGCGGCCGAGATCATGTTTGGCGTGTATTTCAACCTGAGCTTCTGGTACAAGCTCACCGACCGCACGATATGGGGTGCCTACTTCTCGGGGCTGGGCTGCCTGGTGCTCATAGCCATCGACATTTTCCTCATTCCCAAGTTCAGCTACATGGCTTGTGCCTGGGCCGGCTTTGCAGCCTACGGCATCAGCATGGTGGCCAGCTACATCTTCGGGCAGAAGTACTACCCCATCAACTATCCCCTCAAGGAGATATTCTTCTACACCGTCCTGGCCGCAGTGCTCTTTGCCGGCATGGAGGTCGCCCAGTCGCGGCTGGGCTCGGTGCCGTGCCTGCTGGTGAACACCGGCCTCATTGCCATCTATGCTGTTGTCGTGGTCAAGCGGGAGCACATGAGCGGCATGCTGGCCAAGTTGCCCGTGGTGGGGAGGCTGTTCAGGTGA
- a CDS encoding GH25 family lysozyme produces MRAFLISVITILVTTASLQAQQRELDLSSNSPEIRDLVYDGIDVSSYQEDIDWSATASDKNIKFVYVKATEGTSYKSRHYQYNIENARKHGLRVGSYHFYRPNIPVIKQFQNFTSIVKLNEQDLVPLIDIETKGGLTGAQVADSVLAFARMLERHYGCRPMIYTGSSFYNSYLRGRLAGYKLFIARYSKYPPRLADATWTLWQFSERGRIAGIDSYVDLCRFNTGCNLNSILIKGRRPARATTRTTAVPPRKVAPKPQQQQVPLSKKEMEKQRKAQEKAEKQARKEAEKAREQARKQAEAEAKAKAKREAEAQKAAEKKREQDRKALEQQQARQKQEQKQALKDAERAREKARKQEAARKAQQQSANQKAKSQGKRVNQSSADNDDDVYMPIKKR; encoded by the coding sequence ATGCGAGCATTTCTCATATCAGTCATCACGATACTGGTCACGACCGCGAGCCTGCAAGCGCAGCAACGCGAGCTGGACCTGAGCAGCAACTCGCCCGAAATACGCGACCTGGTGTATGACGGCATCGACGTGTCGAGCTACCAGGAGGACATCGACTGGAGCGCCACGGCCAGCGACAAGAACATCAAGTTTGTCTACGTCAAGGCCACCGAGGGCACCAGCTACAAGTCGCGCCACTACCAGTACAACATCGAGAATGCACGCAAGCACGGCCTGCGCGTGGGCAGCTACCACTTCTACCGGCCCAACATCCCGGTCATCAAGCAATTCCAGAACTTCACCTCGATCGTGAAGCTCAACGAGCAAGACCTGGTGCCGCTCATCGACATCGAGACCAAAGGCGGCCTCACGGGCGCCCAGGTGGCCGACAGCGTGCTCGCCTTTGCCCGCATGCTCGAGCGCCACTACGGCTGCCGCCCCATGATCTACACCGGCAGCTCATTCTACAACAGCTACCTGCGCGGCCGCCTGGCGGGCTACAAGCTCTTTATCGCCCGCTATTCCAAGTATCCGCCCCGGCTCGCCGACGCCACCTGGACGCTGTGGCAATTCTCTGAGCGCGGCCGCATAGCCGGCATCGACAGCTATGTCGACCTGTGCCGCTTCAACACCGGTTGCAACCTCAACAGCATCCTCATCAAGGGCCGCCGCCCGGCACGTGCCACCACCCGCACCACGGCAGTGCCGCCGCGCAAGGTTGCGCCCAAGCCCCAGCAGCAGCAAGTGCCCCTGAGCAAGAAGGAGATGGAAAAGCAGCGCAAAGCCCAGGAAAAGGCCGAGAAGCAAGCGCGCAAAGAGGCTGAGAAGGCTCGCGAACAGGCGCGCAAGCAGGCCGAGGCCGAAGCCAAGGCCAAAGCCAAGCGAGAAGCCGAAGCCCAAAAGGCGGCTGAAAAAAAAAGAGAACAAGACCGCAAGGCCCTGGAGCAGCAGCAAGCCAGGCAAAAGCAGGAGCAAAAGCAGGCGCTCAAAGACGCCGAGCGAGCTCGCGAGAAAGCGCGCAAGCAAGAGGCCGCTCGCAAGGCTCAACAGCAAAGCGCCAACCAAAAGGCAAAAAGCCAAGGCAAACGGGTGAACCAAAGCTCGGCCGATAACGACGACGATGTATACATGCCCATCAAGAAACGATAA
- a CDS encoding IS30 family transposase — MYKQLTSEQRYTISVLLQTKFSLSFIAETIGVSVSTVSRERRRNSNAKGVYDARTAVLKVKRRKARTPGNRRIAPYVRSRVFELIRKEQWSPEEVAGWLGKKEGITVSKSTIYNWIAALSPHYGDNIRKHLRHGGRPRQKSLLTTKAHIPNRLSIDERPETDYGQTIGDWEMDTIVGKEGKGAIVTLVERRSCFMLMEKLDTGKQAVPLAYAVVRLIRESGLPVRSITTDNGPEFAAHEIIARELNTKVYFAHPYCSWEKGAIENMNGLIRQYIPKKTDFRGISRLYVKSIIEKLNNRPRKKNGFRKPKDMIKEK; from the coding sequence ATGTATAAACAATTAACCTCGGAGCAAAGATACACAATAAGTGTGCTACTCCAAACGAAATTCTCACTTAGTTTCATAGCCGAGACTATTGGTGTGTCAGTAAGCACGGTTTCTCGTGAGCGAAGGCGTAATTCTAATGCTAAAGGCGTTTATGACGCACGTACGGCCGTATTGAAAGTCAAACGACGCAAGGCCAGGACACCTGGCAATCGCCGTATCGCTCCCTATGTACGCAGCCGTGTTTTTGAACTTATCCGTAAGGAGCAGTGGTCGCCGGAGGAAGTCGCCGGATGGCTTGGCAAGAAAGAGGGCATCACGGTGTCCAAGTCAACCATATACAACTGGATAGCGGCCCTTTCCCCACATTACGGGGACAACATCCGAAAGCACCTCAGGCATGGAGGCAGACCAAGGCAAAAGTCCTTGCTTACCACCAAGGCGCATATTCCCAACCGCCTCTCCATTGACGAAAGACCGGAAACGGACTATGGACAGACCATAGGAGACTGGGAGATGGACACCATCGTAGGAAAGGAAGGCAAAGGTGCCATCGTTACTCTGGTTGAGAGGAGGAGCTGCTTTATGCTCATGGAGAAACTCGATACGGGAAAGCAGGCCGTTCCACTGGCATATGCCGTGGTGAGACTCATACGGGAGAGCGGGTTGCCTGTAAGGTCGATAACGACAGACAACGGGCCGGAGTTTGCCGCACACGAAATCATTGCGAGGGAACTTAACACGAAAGTTTACTTCGCACATCCGTACTGCTCGTGGGAGAAGGGAGCTATCGAGAACATGAACGGGCTCATCAGGCAATATATTCCGAAGAAGACGGACTTTAGGGGAATTTCAAGGCTATATGTCAAGAGCATCATCGAAAAATTAAACAACAGGCCAAGAAAGAAAAACGGATTTCGAAAGCCCAAAGACATGATTAAAGAAAAATAG
- a CDS encoding RHS repeat-associated core domain-containing protein, protein MRTKMPPNPNIAAIFLLWVAILSVATMGSAQPVTGAATAPGEEAATGPVTLSAVEYCAGHEYRNGVLERVHNDYGYWAGGRYHYYIKDYQGNVRAVIDEAGRLEEVNNYYPYGGLMGAAGSGVQPRKYGGKELDRENGLDWYDSQARHYPTITRFITMDPMAEKYYSASPYSYCHGNPINRIDPNGAEISLNKAIENKVCDAETISQYVSRLNAAFIGIATFNYDITNNMVIRSLSLPDVVITLTK, encoded by the coding sequence ATGAGGACAAAAATGCCCCCCAACCCTAATATTGCTGCTATTTTCCTCCTTTGGGTAGCTATCTTGAGTGTCGCGACCATGGGCAGTGCACAGCCAGTAACTGGTGCAGCCACCGCTCCGGGGGAGGAGGCTGCCACAGGCCCCGTCACGCTCAGCGCGGTGGAGTACTGCGCGGGGCACGAGTACCGCAACGGGGTGCTCGAGCGGGTGCATAACGACTACGGCTACTGGGCCGGCGGCAGGTATCACTACTACATCAAGGACTACCAGGGCAACGTGCGTGCCGTCATCGACGAGGCGGGCAGGCTCGAGGAGGTGAACAACTACTACCCCTACGGTGGGCTCATGGGTGCCGCTGGCAGCGGTGTGCAGCCCCGCAAGTACGGCGGCAAGGAGCTCGACCGTGAGAACGGCCTCGACTGGTACGACAGCCAGGCCCGCCACTACCCCACTATTACGCGGTTCATTACCATGGATCCTATGGCGGAGAAATACTATTCTGCCAGCCCATATTCATATTGTCATGGTAATCCCATTAACAGAATTGACCCAAACGGTGCAGAAATCAGCTTGAACAAGGCTATCGAAAACAAGGTGTGTGATGCAGAAACAATCAGCCAATATGTTTCAAGATTGAATGCCGCATTCATTGGTATCGCAACATTCAATTATGATATAACAAACAACATGGTTATCAGGAGTCTTTCGCTTCCCGATGTGGTTATCACACTTACAAAATAG
- a CDS encoding GLUG motif-containing protein: MNTSIPRCCLLMLAALLPVLAAAQGYYDASKKPDGDGTARSPYQIATLHNLLWIAQQVNGGIDLADTYLVQTQDIDCSPTRQWDGGHGWAAIGGMQTVNGMVKKMAFRGHYDGQGHAINQLYVNRPTDFQGLFGYVYGGSVRGLRLNGAHIECTENLGVLTGYAFEEEVTDCHVAQSMVKGSGIYLGGLMGYQSYGTTRDCTVDAAISGYDYLGGIVSWCVEGTVSRCHATGKIASITKTETDGTQQVGRLAGGLVGYLSNAHVDSCSSSVEVVGGNQMGGLVGVAVKSVIAHSYAAGNRVKGITYVGGLVGKNEETAVNDCFARSTVEGESSVGGLIGSLDYSGSDVARCYAAGQVTATNAAIAGGLVGNKSYTATVKSCYYDKEISQQAEGVGGFAHNDCQCEAKTTAQMKVQDTYAAAHWDFARVWAIDAAVNEGYPHLVGVGPTVQRHGDIDGDGMVNVSDVTVLINCVLGSASYSLNVSDIDGDGTVNVSDVTALINLVLNP; this comes from the coding sequence ATGAACACATCGATACCCCGGTGCTGCCTGCTCATGCTGGCAGCACTATTGCCTGTGCTCGCTGCCGCCCAAGGCTACTACGACGCCAGCAAGAAACCCGATGGCGACGGCACCGCCCGCTCGCCCTACCAGATTGCAACCCTCCACAACCTGCTGTGGATAGCCCAGCAGGTGAACGGGGGCATCGACCTGGCCGACACCTATCTCGTGCAGACGCAAGACATCGACTGCAGCCCCACCCGGCAATGGGACGGCGGGCACGGCTGGGCGGCCATAGGCGGCATGCAAACCGTGAACGGCATGGTCAAGAAAATGGCTTTCAGGGGGCACTACGACGGCCAGGGACACGCCATCAATCAGCTCTACGTCAACCGCCCCACCGATTTCCAGGGGCTGTTTGGCTACGTCTACGGCGGCTCGGTGCGCGGCCTGCGCCTCAACGGCGCTCACATCGAGTGCACCGAAAACCTGGGAGTGCTCACAGGATACGCCTTTGAAGAGGAAGTCACCGACTGCCACGTTGCCCAGTCGATGGTGAAGGGCAGCGGCATCTATCTGGGCGGCCTCATGGGCTACCAGAGCTATGGCACCACACGCGACTGCACCGTCGACGCTGCCATCTCGGGCTACGACTACCTGGGAGGCATCGTCAGCTGGTGTGTGGAGGGCACCGTGAGCCGCTGTCATGCCACAGGAAAAATAGCCAGCATCACCAAGACCGAGACCGACGGCACGCAACAGGTGGGCCGCCTGGCCGGAGGCCTTGTGGGCTACCTGAGCAACGCTCACGTCGACTCCTGCAGCAGCAGCGTCGAGGTCGTGGGCGGCAACCAGATGGGCGGCCTCGTGGGCGTGGCCGTGAAGTCGGTGATCGCACACAGCTATGCAGCCGGCAACCGCGTGAAGGGCATTACCTATGTGGGCGGCCTCGTGGGCAAAAACGAGGAGACGGCTGTGAACGACTGCTTTGCCCGCTCAACGGTCGAGGGAGAGTCGAGCGTGGGCGGCCTCATCGGCTCGCTCGACTACAGCGGCAGCGACGTGGCACGCTGCTACGCGGCCGGCCAGGTCACCGCCACCAATGCTGCCATAGCCGGCGGGCTGGTGGGCAACAAGTCGTACACGGCCACCGTGAAGAGCTGCTACTACGACAAGGAGATATCGCAACAGGCCGAGGGCGTGGGCGGCTTCGCCCACAACGACTGCCAGTGCGAGGCCAAGACCACCGCGCAGATGAAAGTGCAAGACACCTACGCAGCAGCCCACTGGGATTTCGCCCGCGTGTGGGCGATCGACGCTGCCGTCAACGAGGGCTATCCCCACCTTGTGGGCGTGGGCCCAACCGTGCAACGGCATGGCGACATCGACGGCGACGGCATGGTCAACGTGAGCGACGTCACGGTGCTCATCAACTGCGTGCTGGGCTCGGCCAGCTACAGCCTCAACGTGAGCGACATCGACGGCGACGGCACGGTCAACGTGAGCGACGTCACGGCGCTCATCAATCTTGTTTTGAACCCATAG